A DNA window from Daucus carota subsp. sativus chromosome 3, DH1 v3.0, whole genome shotgun sequence contains the following coding sequences:
- the LOC108213654 gene encoding basic leucine zipper 43: MQTSEMAELHYLVPPDPITLLPSTFSCSQNNTPTFDQFTRFSNPLLYDLQTNPQLQSFNPQPTSFSSNSTSDEADEKQICLINERKQRRMISNRESARRSRMRKQKQLDELWSQVVWLRNENQHLIEKLNKFSEQHDQALQENAQLKDETSELRQMLSDMQL, translated from the coding sequence ATGCAGACCAGTGAGATGGCTGAACTTCATTATCTAGTTCCACCTGATCCAATTACACTACTTCCTTCTACATTTTCTTGTTCTCAGAATAACACACCAACATTTGATCAGTTCACCAGATTTTCCAACCCGTTATTATACGATCTGCAGACAAACCCTCAACTTCAAAGCTTCAATCCACAACCGACAAGCTTCAGCAGCAACTCGACTTCTGATGAAGCAGATGAAAAGCAAATATGCCTTATTAATGAGAGGAAGCAGAGGAGGATGATATCTAACAGAGAGTCTGCACGTCGATCAAGGATGCGTAAGCAGAAGCAGCTGGATGAGCTTTGGTCACAGGTAGTTTGGCTCAGAAATGAGAACCAGCATCTCATTGAGAAACTCAACAAATTTTCTGAGCAACATGACCAGGCCCTTCAAGAGAATGCCCAACTTAAAGATGAGACATCTGAACTTCGTCAAATGCTTAGCGATATGCAGCTTTAG